Proteins from one Sphingomonas sp. HF-S4 genomic window:
- a CDS encoding alpha/beta hydrolase, with protein MSRLLAISALALVLLGASPAFAQNPPAASGYVLPDTETWELKGADGYPYQIFVSKPAGPAPAGGWPVLYVLDGNAMFAGFAETRRMHDYMKADPGKTIVVGVGYKTDKAYDIRRLYDLTGGPTPPPWDVDLGKAPTGGWDKFLNFLTGPLRSELDRRYTIHRGRQSLFGHSLGGLFAIHSLFTRPDAFHTVIAASPSLFWHDRLMQKEEREFAARLQSGKIDRVGRLMVVWGEREETILERWDAEAFVRRMDPLSAYGLRTRHEAYDDEVHITVPSRAVTSTLRFAFTWP; from the coding sequence ATGTCCAGATTGCTCGCCATCAGCGCGCTTGCGCTCGTCTTGCTGGGCGCCTCGCCCGCGTTCGCCCAGAACCCGCCCGCCGCGTCCGGCTACGTCCTGCCCGATACCGAGACCTGGGAACTCAAGGGCGCGGACGGGTATCCCTATCAGATCTTCGTCTCCAAGCCCGCGGGGCCGGCGCCCGCAGGCGGCTGGCCGGTCCTGTATGTCCTCGACGGCAATGCGATGTTCGCCGGCTTCGCCGAAACGCGGCGGATGCACGATTACATGAAAGCCGACCCCGGCAAGACGATCGTGGTCGGCGTGGGCTACAAGACCGACAAGGCCTATGACATCCGCCGCCTCTACGATCTTACCGGCGGCCCGACTCCGCCGCCCTGGGATGTCGATCTCGGCAAGGCGCCCACCGGCGGCTGGGACAAGTTCCTCAATTTCCTCACCGGCCCGCTGCGGTCCGAACTCGATCGCCGCTACACGATCCATCGCGGCCGCCAGTCGCTGTTCGGCCATTCGCTGGGCGGCCTGTTCGCGATCCACAGCCTGTTCACGCGGCCCGACGCGTTCCACACCGTTATTGCCGCCAGCCCGTCGCTGTTCTGGCATGATCGGCTGATGCAGAAGGAGGAGCGCGAGTTTGCGGCGCGGCTCCAGTCGGGCAAGATCGACAGGGTCGGCCGGCTGATGGTCGTCTGGGGCGAGCGTGAGGAGACCATCCTCGAGCGCTGGGATGCCGAGGCGTTCGTCCGGCGGATGGACCCGCTCTCGGCTTATGGTCTCCGCACGCGCCACGAAGCCTATGACGACGAAGTCCACATCACCGTGCCGAGCCGTGCGGTGACCTCGACGCTGCGCTTCGCCTTTACCTGGCCCTGA
- a CDS encoding purine-cytosine permease family protein, with protein MSSSEAHDEYAHSPVPDGITIPGWRVGLIVASFSIGLPDFLNGAHNALALGFTKAVLAALCAGLLLCAAGSLTAVTSVRTRLSTYLLVRRSFGTGGAAGINTVIALIHFCWFGVNASFFGEALVEAAAANGLAGNFTAFVILGAVLMTGSTIIGFRALDRLALVAVPVLGAILIAVVVAAINARGFVTAPPATAAEPMHFGIALSALLGAYMLAVATMPDLSRFTSTPRGAVASMALSFPVAIPLMMAAAAIPALAMQETSIMKLIVQFGFGTPVLFLLVLPTWTVNALNLYSSSLSLSSTFPRVRQWVFTVVGGVLGTIFALMGILDAFIPFVLFLGLIIPPIAAIYVIDSWTRFRRADPAESLLALPSFRWEALGTWAASIGVGALGAYKDLTLTSVPALDATLFAAAVYAGLRAFPIRAR; from the coding sequence GTGAGCAGCAGCGAAGCGCATGACGAATACGCCCACTCCCCGGTACCGGACGGGATCACCATCCCCGGCTGGCGCGTCGGACTGATCGTCGCGAGCTTCTCGATCGGGCTGCCCGATTTCCTCAACGGCGCGCACAACGCGCTCGCGCTGGGCTTCACCAAGGCAGTGCTCGCCGCGCTCTGCGCCGGCCTCCTGCTTTGCGCCGCCGGATCGCTCACCGCGGTGACCAGCGTCCGCACCCGGCTTTCGACCTATCTGCTGGTCCGCCGCTCGTTCGGCACCGGCGGCGCGGCGGGGATCAATACGGTGATCGCACTGATCCATTTCTGCTGGTTCGGGGTCAATGCATCTTTCTTCGGCGAAGCGCTGGTCGAAGCGGCCGCGGCCAACGGCCTTGCCGGCAACTTCACGGCGTTCGTCATCCTGGGCGCGGTGCTGATGACGGGCTCCACGATCATCGGTTTCCGCGCGCTCGACCGGCTGGCGCTGGTCGCCGTGCCGGTGCTCGGCGCGATCCTGATCGCAGTGGTGGTTGCGGCAATCAACGCACGCGGCTTCGTCACTGCGCCGCCCGCCACTGCCGCCGAGCCGATGCATTTCGGCATCGCGCTCTCGGCGTTGCTCGGCGCCTATATGCTCGCGGTGGCAACAATGCCTGACCTCTCGCGCTTCACCAGCACGCCGCGCGGCGCGGTGGCAAGCATGGCGCTCTCCTTCCCAGTGGCGATCCCGCTGATGATGGCGGCCGCGGCGATCCCGGCGCTGGCGATGCAGGAAACCAGCATCATGAAGCTGATCGTCCAGTTCGGCTTCGGCACGCCGGTGCTGTTCCTGCTGGTGCTGCCGACCTGGACGGTCAACGCGCTCAACCTCTATTCGTCGAGCCTGTCGCTCAGCTCCACCTTCCCGCGCGTGCGCCAATGGGTGTTCACCGTGGTCGGCGGGGTACTCGGCACGATCTTCGCGCTGATGGGCATCCTCGACGCGTTCATTCCATTCGTGCTGTTCCTTGGGCTCATCATCCCGCCGATCGCCGCGATTTATGTGATCGACAGCTGGACGCGCTTTCGCCGCGCAGATCCCGCGGAATCGCTGCTGGCGCTGCCGAGCTTCCGCTGGGAGGCCCTGGGAACCTGGGCGGCGTCGATCGGCGTGGGCGCGCTGGGCGCGTACAAGGATTTGACATTGACGAGCGTGCCGGCGCTCGACGCGACCTTGTTCGCCGCTGCGGTCTATGCCGGGCTGCGCGCCTTCCCGATCAGGGCCAGGTAA
- a CDS encoding DUF917 domain-containing protein produces MQPNRIDREALIDLATGAAFLGSGGGGDPYYARLLGEAEIARRGAFGLVSLDSLADDALVVPCGWIGAPTVSVEKLPNGREALNGLRKLAEIMGKPIDAVMPIEIGGGNGLAPLLAAAELGIPVVDADGMGRAFPESQMAIFNIEGLSACPSVVTSSCGSLSVIETDDNLEHERQARKLSVELGGTAHMVEYPLSGADAKAHAIGGSITAAIAIGRAVREARAAGADPFAALYAALVDTGLYPHSGALFDGKIVDLERETRGGFSVGRVIIEGFNGQGRMEMEFQNENLIATVDGVVRAMVPDLITVMDRETADSITTERLRFGQRVKVVGAAAPDKLRTERALAIVGPGAFGLADAYRPIETLNDWGNG; encoded by the coding sequence ATGCAACCCAATCGCATTGATCGCGAGGCTCTGATCGACCTCGCCACCGGCGCCGCGTTCCTCGGCTCGGGCGGCGGCGGCGATCCCTATTATGCGCGGCTGCTCGGCGAGGCCGAGATCGCCCGACGCGGCGCCTTCGGTCTCGTTTCGCTCGACAGCCTTGCCGACGACGCGCTCGTCGTCCCCTGCGGCTGGATCGGCGCGCCGACCGTCTCGGTGGAGAAGCTGCCCAATGGGCGCGAGGCACTCAACGGCCTGCGCAAGCTCGCCGAGATCATGGGCAAGCCGATCGACGCAGTGATGCCGATCGAGATCGGCGGCGGCAACGGCCTGGCCCCGCTGCTCGCCGCCGCCGAGCTCGGCATCCCGGTGGTCGACGCCGACGGCATGGGCCGCGCCTTTCCCGAATCGCAGATGGCGATCTTCAACATCGAAGGGCTCTCGGCCTGCCCGTCGGTGGTCACCTCGTCGTGCGGATCGCTTTCGGTGATCGAGACCGACGACAATCTCGAGCACGAACGCCAGGCCAGGAAGCTCTCGGTCGAGCTCGGCGGCACTGCGCACATGGTCGAATATCCGCTGAGCGGCGCCGACGCCAAGGCTCATGCGATCGGCGGCAGCATCACTGCGGCGATCGCGATCGGCAGAGCCGTGCGCGAGGCGCGCGCCGCGGGCGCCGATCCCTTCGCCGCGCTCTACGCCGCCTTGGTCGACACCGGGCTCTACCCGCATTCCGGCGCGCTGTTCGACGGCAAGATCGTCGATCTCGAGCGCGAGACCCGCGGCGGCTTCTCGGTCGGCCGCGTGATCATCGAGGGGTTCAACGGCCAGGGCCGGATGGAGATGGAGTTCCAGAACGAGAACCTCATCGCCACCGTAGACGGCGTCGTCCGCGCGATGGTGCCCGATCTGATCACCGTGATGGACCGCGAGACCGCCGACAGCATCACCACCGAGCGGCTGCGCTTCGGCCAGCGCGTCAAGGTGGTCGGCGCCGCCGCACCCGACAAGCTGCGCACCGAAAGAGCGCTCGCGATCGTCGGCCCCGGCGCTTTCGGGCTTGCCGACGCCTATCGGCCGATCGAAACACTCAACGACTGGGGGAATGGGTGA